The following are encoded in a window of Scleropages formosus chromosome 7, fSclFor1.1, whole genome shotgun sequence genomic DNA:
- the arf1 gene encoding ADP-ribosylation factor 1, whose amino-acid sequence MGNIFGNLFKGLFGKKEMRILMVGLDAAGKTTILYKLKLGEIVTTIPTIGFNVETVEYKNISFTVWDVGGQDKIRPLWRHYFQNTQGLIFVVDSNDRERVNEAREELMRMLAEDELRDAVLLVFANKQDLPNAMNAAEITDKLGLHSLRHRNWYIQATCATSGDGLYEGLDWLSNQLRNQK is encoded by the exons ATGGGAAATATATTTGGAAATCTGTTCAAAGGCCTGTTTGGCAAAAAGGAGATGCGAATCCTCATGGTGGGTCTGGATGCTGCTGGGAAAACGACTATTCTGTACAAGCTCAAGCTTGGAGAAATTGTGACCACCATTCCAACTATTG GTTTCAATGTTGAAACGGTTGAGTACAAGAACATAAGTTTCACAGTGTGGGATGTCGGCGGCCAGGATAAAATTCGACCTCTATGGCGTCATTACTTCCAGAACACACAGG GTCTCATCTTTGTCGTGGACAGCAATGACAGAGAGCGAGTGAATGAAGCCAGAGAGGAGCTCATGCGAATGCTGGCAGAAGACGAGCTCAGAGATGCTGTTCTATTAGTGTTTGCAAATAAACAG GACCTCCCAAATGCCATGAATGCTGCCGAAATCACAGACAAGCTGGGATTGCACTCTCTCCGTCATAGGAACTGGTACATCCAGGCAACCTGTGCCACCAGCGGTGACGGTCTCTATGAAGGACTGGACTGGCTCTCCAATCAACTCCGAAACCAGAAATAG